One segment of Apium graveolens cultivar Ventura unplaced genomic scaffold, ASM990537v1 ctg3053, whole genome shotgun sequence DNA contains the following:
- the LOC141700894 gene encoding uncharacterized protein LOC141700894, with the protein MDGENQNNNENQGNNDEGGNVFDQLAETLAVLVNQQPKPNIVSQFKRLNPPTFDGATDPAIVEMWIQEMEKAFGLLGSNEEQKVTLAVYQLQGSAYDWWLMEKRKNETTNLEENHEPYTWAKFKKALEDKYFPRTVRLQKERDFIRLQQGGRTVIEYEAEFAKLAKYASTLVADESSRARRLEEGLRSDIRNSVASFELQTYEAVLNKALVIERGLAESEKASGSWNKRRFTQTSGQSFQGGPLKKPHVYDNIGGQGDRETCTRCGKNHPDKVCRWNTGACFHCGEVGHKISNCPHNPPPPPRKEADNKMGKGRVFQLTGNDNYRN; encoded by the coding sequence ATGGATGGAGAAAATCAGAACAACAATGAAAATCAGGGCAATAATGATGAAGGAGGAAACGTCTTTGACCAGCTGGCTGAAACTCTAGCTGTACTTGTGAATCAGCAACCGAAGCCCAACATCGTCTCTCAATTCAAGCGTTTGAACCCGCCAACTTTTGATGGAGCTACAGACCCGGCTATCGTTGAGATGTGGATCcaagagatggaaaaagctttcGGACTTCTGGGGAGCAATGAGGAACAGAAGGTGACCTTAGCTGTGTACCAATTGCAAGGAAGCGCTTACGACTGGTGGCTTATGGAAAAGAGGAAGAATGAGACGACAAATCTTGAAGAAAATCATGAACCGTACACTTGGGCAAAGTTCAAGAAGGCTTTAGAGGACAAGTACTTTCCGAGAACAGTTCGTCTGCAGAAAGAGAGGGACTTCATTCGACTTCAACAAGGTGGAAGAACCGTCATTGAATACGAAGCAGAATTTGCAAAGCTTGCGAAGTACGCGTCGACCCTAGTAGCAGATGAGAGCAGTCGAGCACGAAGATTAGAGGAGGGACTTCGAAGTGACATCAGGAATTCAGTGGCGTCGTTTGAACTTCAGACGTACGAGGCTGTCCTCAACAAGGCGTTAGTGATCGAAAGGGGCTTGGCAGAATCTGAAAAGGCGTCTGGCAGTTGGAATAAGAGGCGGTTCACTCAAACTAGTGGGCAATCTTTTCAAGGGGGACCACTCAAGAAGCCACACGTGTACGATAACATCGGGGGTCAAGGTGATCGAGAGACGTGTACCAGGTGCGGCAAGAATCATCCGGACAAAGTCTGTCGTTGGAATACAGGTGCTTGTTTTCATTGCGGAGAAGTAGGACATAAGATTTCGAATTGTCCGCACAATCCGCCACCGCCACCAAGGAAGGAAGCAGATAACAAGATGGGCAAAGGACGTGTGTTTCAGCTGACAGGAAATGACAACTATCGCAATTAA